AGAGGAATATGTGTGAGTAACTATAACAGGTTATGCACATACGTTTGGTTTTTCTTGGGAGCAAAGACCCACACTGCTAAAGAGATTAGTGCAGTGACCAGGAAAGCAGCAATAACAGTATAACTGAAAATTGGTTAGTAAATCGTAAGTCAGCCAACAAAAAAGTCATCATGGACACAAAGGATATTCAAACATACAAACTCATGGTTATGACTCGCTAGAACTTCTTGATTCTTCGCTTTTCTCTCGGTTGTCAATCTTAAACATGCAACAAAGTTCAGGTTGCAAGCCCTTGAACCATTTCGCCGCGAAACACATAGTAAAATTCAAGGCCACAGAGTAAAAGGTCAAGAGCAAACCTCACGCTGAAAACTCCAGTGGGCAGATCCATTCATCAGGCGATATGAATGCAGCTCCGGACAGCCAGGCCGTTCAATTGCCGGAAGCCGTGATAAATTGGCTGTTTAATGTCATTCAACCGGTATGTTAGCACACCAATGTATTGCTTGACCTATGAGAACTATTTCTAACATAAATGATAGATATATCAAGATCCGAGAGGATGTTTTCATGATTCAGTCGTAGCGTTGAGTCGATTTAAGCAATTGAGGCCGAGAACAAGAGTATACACAGATTCGAGCGGTACATCTGAATTACTTCTTTGCATTTACGGTAATCTTTGCAATGACTCATCGCTGCCCGTGTTGATATGGATACCTAGAAGTTACCGAATTGAGCATCCTTTGATTTACGTCGATCTAGAAACGCTTGCTGGCGCACCTCATGCACTTGAGCAATATGTGACAGCTAATGGTGAGATCCACTTACCGGTCCTAGAACAATGGAACGCTGAAACGAATAACATCTCAGATATTGTGGAAAATCTTATTAATCTTGCAGCACCAGCGGCGGATGAAGTTACTAATGCTTCGATCTCTCCACCTCCTCGGCCACTCCCAGAGAGTTTGGCTCCACATGTGCCACCAAGACCACCGCGACCTCCCAGACCATTTGATTCGAGTGCGGCCGCTAGTAGGGAGATGTCACCAAGGCCTCCAAAAATCCCCATTAGAGAAGATCCTTTAGTCAATCGACCATCACATACTGCTCCTCCTCAGATTCCCGAAAGACCGCCTCTCACATACTCCGCAAACCTTCTAGATTCTGAGCTAGGTGCTAAACATGACTTAAGGCACAAGAAGGCGCTAGagaatttacaaagaacaCTCAACGAATTGACTTTACACGATTCACATAGCGTACAGCAAAATATCGAAGCTCGTAAATTGGCTATCGAAGCTGCCATCAAGCAGTTTGAGCTCACATTAGATTACGAAAAGGCATCGCTCCAGAGAACTTtcaaagcaattgaaaaCACGACAACAGTCCTCAGTCGAGAGACACAAAATATAGAACTACAGGCAGAACAAGTGCAAAAGTATGAAGAAATACACGGCGAAACACCggatccttcttctctgaTGGCTACAGAGAACGCCGTGTTGAATCAGCTGTACGAATTGGTCGCCAAGGATTGTGCTCTGACCGATGCAGTACATACCCTGGGACGCTTACTTAATGCTGGTAAGATCAAGCTCGATATATTTGTTAAAAAGACTCGAGGACTGGCACGACAACAATTCCTCATAAGAATGCATATGCAAAAGGTAATAAATTCTTTGGGGTAACCGTAGGATAAAGACAAGCATTACAAGAAGCAACATAGCTAGCGTAACAACCTTTAACTGTATTATTCATAGTAAAGCTATTCAATACGTATCCTATACTACGAGATCACGTGATGctcttcatttttttcactttctgaaaaattttcatagtcgatgagatgagattaGCGTGTACTAAAGAATAGTTAGCCATTTGTGAGAAGATCAGGCCGGGATTGTAATTTAAGAGTGACCTAGTCAGTTTCATAATGTCTAAGGAACACATCATTAAGCCTGAATCTACTGGACCCTCCGCTGATACCAGCGAATGGccattgttgttgaagaactaTGACAAGCTATTGGTCAGAAGTGGTCATTACACTCCTATTCCTGTCGGTAGCTCTCCTCTAAAGAGAGATTTGAAGTCTTATGTGAGTTCTGGTGTTATCAATTTGGATAAACCATCCAATCCATCTTCTCACGAAGTTGTTGCTTGGATCAAGCGTATACTACGTTGCGAGAAGACCGGTCACTCTGGTACTCTGGATCCAAAAGTAACTGGTTGTTTGATTGTCTGTATCGATAGAGCTACCAGATTGGTTAAATCCCAACAAGGTGCGGGAAAAGAATATGTCTGTATTGTAAGATTACatgatgctttgaaagatgaaaaggatTTGGGTCGTTCTCTAGAGAATTTAACCGGTGCTTTGTTCCAAAGACCACCTTTAATCTCCGCTGTGAAACGTCAATTGCGTGTGCGTACCATTTACGATTCCAACTTGATCGAATTTGACAATAAGAGAAATCTTGGTGTTTTCTGGGCTTCTTGTGAAGCTGGTACTTATATGCGTACTCTTTGTGTTCACTTGGGTATGCTATTGGGTGTCGGTGGTCATATGCAAGAATTGCGTCGTGTTAGATCTGGTGCTCTATCAGAGAATGACGACATGGTCACTCTACATGACGTCTTGGATGCACAATGGGTTTACGACAACACCAGAGATGAATCCTATCTGAGAAGGATTATTAAACCTTTGGAGACTCTGCTTGTTGGTTACAAGAGAATAGTGGTCAAGGATTCCGCTGTCAATGCTGTATGTTACGGTGCTAAATTGATGATTCCAGGTTTGCTACGTTATGAGGACGGAATTGAGCTatatgatgaagttgttttGATCACCACCAAGGGTGAAGCCATCGCAGTTGCCATTGCTCAAATGTCTACTGTCGATTTGGCTACTTGCGATCACGGTGTTGTCGCTCAGGTCAAAAGATGTATAATGGAGAGAGATCTATACCCAAGAAGATGGGGGTTGGGTCCAATtgctcaaaagaagaaacaaaTGAAAGCTGATGGTAAGCTAGACAAATTCGGTCGTGTAAACGAAAGCACACCAGAAgaatggaagaagaactacGTTCCTCTAGATAATGCCGAAGCTCCAGCTGCTGCCAAGAAATCCGAACCTGAATCTACTcctttgattgaagaggttgaGAAAGTTGAAGTGGAAGTTGTAGAGGATAAGGCTGAGGATAAGggtgaagagaagaaggagaagaaggagaagaaggagaagaaagaaaagaaggagaagaaggaaaagaaggagaagaaagagaagaaagaaaagaagaggaagtcTGAAGGTGCTCAAGATGAGcctgaaaagaagaagaaaaagtcAAAGGCTTAAGTGAATTTGATCTTCCCCACTTGATAGTTTCATTATCGCATTGTATATTGTTATAACACTTTTAAAATAAAGATAAAAGCGAATTTTAGTATCGTGAAAGATGAATTTATCGCTATCTATAGTGATATTTACTTGTATATTATAATTATATTGGTGATGATCCTCACAAGATTTTCAACCCCCAACTAGTGTACACCTTGAGGACCCACCATGCTTGACAGTTTCATTAGTCTTaaaaattttgatcaatggcATGCTTTTGAGCATcgttcaaagaaattgggTAGTCAATCTTATATTTGACAATCAAGTCACCTCTTTGACCTGGTTTCTTAGTGATTGGCATACCTTGACCTGGATACCTAGAAGATTCAGAAGGTTGAATTGGTTGGACTCTTGATATTGGCAAAGTCCTACCGTCAATGGTTTGAATGGTCTTTGAGAACCCGAGAAGTGACTCCTTGAATGATAGTGGTAAAGTGTAGATCAAATTGTCACCATCTCTCTTGAACAAAGGATGAGCCTTCTCCTGTAAGACGAACTGTAATGTTTTTCTACCACCTGTACGTGGGTTATAGTCACCTTCATTTTTGTAAGTAATCTTAGTACCTGCTTTCCAACcttgcttcaattgaatatcaatCTGTGTCTTCTCAGAAGTACCGTTAGGTCCCTTTCTACCAATCTTGAACgacttcttcttacctGCGCATAGATCTTCCAAGCTGACAGGTAAATTAACAGaaaccacttcttcttcgacttGCGATGGAGAAGCAGATCCTGATCTGTAACCGCCTGGCATGCCACCGGGCATACCACCGGGCATGCCACCAGGCATACCACCAGGCATACCACCAGGCATTCCGCCGGGCATACCACCTGGGAATCCACCGGAACTAAATCTGGTCCCACCACTGCTACCACCTgggaaagaagagaatccGAAGCCTTCATCCCCACCGGCTGCAAATGGAGAGCTACCACCGAAAAacgatgaaaagatgtTAAATGCATCCTCGTTACTAAACGCATGTCCACCATGACCTCCCGAAAATCCGCCTGCTCCACCAGGGAAACCACCAGCACCGGGACTAGCCCCACCAAATGCTGGACCACCGTTTCTAGCGGCCTCTAGACCATATTGATCGTAAATCTCTCTCTTTTGCGAgtcattcaaaatttcaaaagcttcCGAGATTTCCTTGAACTTCTCAGTGTCACCAGTAGGCTTATCAGGATGGTATTTCAGAGCAGCTTTTCTATaacctttcttcaattcttgtTCATTAGCAGTAGGTGATACTCCCAATAAATCGTAAAGTTTAGTTTCTTTGACCATTATTaactttctttgaattgaaagatgttATTCAACCACAATGATATAACTGTAAACAGTTCTTCCTTATATATCTTCTAATCATTTCTGTTAAAGTGGTGATTAAGAGTAAAAGTGATTCGTCGAGTAGCTTATCCTCGGTAATCccttgaagaagttgacgGCTTTCTAGAATCTTCTGGTCAAAGTCACGTGGTACTATTCATAAGGTTCAAATATTCATAATACTCGAAGACTATCTGgtcatcaagaagaactgCTGAACTAAATAGGTTTGAACGTCAAATTGAGTGTATGTCTGTACTGTTGGTCTCTGCGGGGTATGATCATACGATTAGGTTTTGGGAAGCGCTTACTGGGGTTTGTTCTAGAACGATCCAACACTCTGATTCGCAGGTGAATCGATTGGAGATTACTAGTGATAAGAAACTGCTTGCTGCTGCTGGACACCAGAATGTAAGACTTTATGACATCCGTACTACAAATCCGAACCCCGTGGCATCGTTTGAAGGTCATCGAGGAAATGTGACTTCGatatcttttcaacaggACAATAAATGGATGGTGTCGTCGAGTGAAGACGGGACTATAAAAGTTTGGGATGTAAGAGCACCTTCTGTACCGCGAAATTATAAGCATAACGCACCAGTAAATGAGGTAGTAATACACCCGAACCAGGGGGAGTTGATCTCTTGTGATCGAGATGGGAACATTAGGATATGGGATCTGGGTGAGAACCAGTGTACACATCAATTAACGCCAGAAGATGACACTCCATTGCAATCGTTGTCCTTGGCAAGTGATGGGTCTATGTTGGTCGCGGCGAACAGTAAAGGGAATTGCTATGTGTGGGAGATGCCGAATCGAACTGATGCCTCTAACTTGAAGCCAGTAACAAAGTTTCGTTCTCATGCTACGTATATTACTCGGATATTGCTGTCTTCGGACGTGAAGCATTTGGCGACTTGCTCTGCAGACCATACGGCAAGGGTGTGGTCTATCGACAACAATTTCGAGCTTGAGACCACGTTAGATGGTCATCAGAGATGGGTCTGGGATTGTGCATTCAGTGCGGATAGTGCCTATTTGGTGACTGCGTCTTCTGATCACTACGTGAGGTTATGGGATTTATCTACAAAAGAGATCGTAAGGCAATACGGCGGACACCATAAAGGTGCCGTTTGCGTTGCGCTCAATGATGTATAGATCATTAATATTTCATGATATGAATCTATTTATTTCGAAGCAGTAACCAACCAACAGGCTGGAGAGCATATCGAGGTAATACCACGGTAAACCTCTTTGTTGTAAAGTCAAACTGATATCTGCCATAAAAGCCCTCGAGAAACTGGTTACACCATCCATCAACTTGCAAGCTGGTACGTCTCGTATACTGGAAAGCAGTTCACAGTAGTTCTTGACGAATTTATCTAGACGAACTTCACCGGCAGCCAAATCGTCCAGAAGTTCTGTAATAGTTGTTGTCATGAAGGTTTTTATGATCTTTATCACTTCGTCGTAACCGTCTCTCTTAACGATATCCAATACGTCGTCCAAGTTCATGTAAACTTCCCAATCCTGTCTCATGTCACGGTGATTGGGAAGGAGTTTTGTAATTTGCACAGAAAAACGTAAGTACTTGACCAATTTCCTTACGAGTCTCGAGAAAGTCTCAATCAGTTCGTTTTTTTTCTGTACCATGGGAACCGGTAAATCAATCGTAGCCTTTGCTGTCAAGGCTGCATATgtcttgaaaaaagtttctAGTTTTGTTAGAACTTCGACCGGGACGTTTTGGTAGTCAACAATCATTCTTGACAGACATTTGATTAGCGAGACGTGAGTAATGTGATCGCATTCGCGGATCCAATCGTGCAAAGGCTCTGAGATGAACAAATTATACATCTGCGGAGAGATGGACCCGGATCCGAATACCATTAGCACATTTTCCAACTGATCAAATTTCATAAATCGTATATGTTCAAAAATTGTATTGCAATGCACATGGTAAAGCGACTCAAGTGAAGATACTATGTCCTCGTCTGTGCCGGCCGGTAGTCTATCGCGCGGTATCGATGGGAACTTTAGAGAATACTCAGATGGTATCGGTATATCATTTGAAaatactttcttgaagaggTCTTCCACGAAGACCATATCATAGTCGTCCGAATATTGACCAACGGTTATAGGCGAAGGTTCTAGCTTGAGAATCTCTGGTGATGGAGACCTCGATTGTGAAGCCTTGGCAGGTTCTAAACGTCCCACTACTGGTTGCTCGGCAGAATTAGGGGGCGATTGAATCTGTAAAGAGGCTGCGCGTGGTTCATCAACTA
This DNA window, taken from Torulaspora delbrueckii CBS 1146 chromosome 2, complete genome, encodes the following:
- the STP22 gene encoding ubiquitin-binding ESCRT-I subunit protein STP22 (similar to Saccharomyces cerevisiae STP22 (YCL008C); ancestral locus Anc_1.412); its protein translation is MNAAPDSQAVQLPEAVINWLFNVIQPIYQDPRGCFHDSVVALSRFKQLRPRTRVYTDSSGTSELLLCIYGNLCNDSSLPVLIWIPRSYRIEHPLIYVDLETLAGAPHALEQYVTANGEIHLPVLEQWNAETNNISDIVENLINLAAPAADEVTNASISPPPRPLPESLAPHVPPRPPRPPRPFDSSAAASREMSPRPPKIPIREDPLVNRPSHTAPPQIPERPPLTYSANLLDSELGAKHDLRHKKALENLQRTLNELTLHDSHSVQQNIEARKLAIEAAIKQFELTLDYEKASLQRTFKAIENTTTVLSRETQNIELQAEQVQKYEEIHGETPDPSSLMATENAVLNQLYELVAKDCALTDAVHTLGRLLNAGKIKLDIFVKKTRGLARQQFLIRMHMQKVINSLG
- the CBF5 gene encoding pseudouridine synthase CBF5 (similar to Saccharomyces cerevisiae CBF5 (YLR175W); ancestral locus Anc_1.397) translates to MSKEHIIKPESTGPSADTSEWPLLLKNYDKLLVRSGHYTPIPVGSSPLKRDLKSYVSSGVINLDKPSNPSSHEVVAWIKRILRCEKTGHSGTLDPKVTGCLIVCIDRATRLVKSQQGAGKEYVCIVRLHDALKDEKDLGRSLENLTGALFQRPPLISAVKRQLRVRTIYDSNLIEFDNKRNLGVFWASCEAGTYMRTLCVHLGMLLGVGGHMQELRRVRSGALSENDDMVTLHDVLDAQWVYDNTRDESYLRRIIKPLETLLVGYKRIVVKDSAVNAVCYGAKLMIPGLLRYEDGIELYDEVVLITTKGEAIAVAIAQMSTVDLATCDHGVVAQVKRCIMERDLYPRRWGLGPIAQKKKQMKADGKLDKFGRVNESTPEEWKKNYVPLDNAEAPAAAKKSEPESTPLIEEVEKVEVEVVEDKAEDKGEEKKEKKEKKEKKEKKEKKEKKEKKEKKEKKRKSEGAQDEPEKKKKKSKA
- the SIS1 gene encoding type II HSP40 co-chaperone SIS1 (similar to Saccharomyces cerevisiae SIS1 (YNL007C); ancestral locus Anc_1.398), whose product is MVKETKLYDLLGVSPTANEQELKKGYRKAALKYHPDKPTGDTEKFKEISEAFEILNDSQKREIYDQYGLEAARNGGPAFGGASPGAGGFPGGAGGFSGGHGGHAFSNEDAFNIFSSFFGGSSPFAAGGDEGFGFSSFPGGSSGGTRFSSGGFPGGMPGGMPGGMPGGMPGGMPGGMPGGMPGGYRSGSASPSQVEEEVVSVNLPVSLEDLCAGKKKSFKIGRKGPNGTSEKTQIDIQLKQGWKAGTKITYKNEGDYNPRTGGRKTLQFVLQEKAHPLFKRDGDNLIYTLPLSFKESLLGFSKTIQTIDGRTLPISRVQPIQPSESSRYPGQGMPITKKPGQRGDLIVKYKIDYPISLNDAQKHAIDQNF
- the LST8 gene encoding TOR complex subunit LST8 (similar to Saccharomyces cerevisiae LST8 (YNL006W); ancestral locus Anc_1.399) produces the protein MSVLLVSAGYDHTIRFWEALTGVCSRTIQHSDSQVNRLEITSDKKLLAAAGHQNVRLYDIRTTNPNPVASFEGHRGNVTSISFQQDNKWMVSSSEDGTIKVWDVRAPSVPRNYKHNAPVNEVVIHPNQGELISCDRDGNIRIWDLGENQCTHQLTPEDDTPLQSLSLASDGSMLVAANSKGNCYVWEMPNRTDASNLKPVTKFRSHATYITRILLSSDVKHLATCSADHTARVWSIDNNFELETTLDGHQRWVWDCAFSADSAYLVTASSDHYVRLWDLSTKEIVRQYGGHHKGAVCVALNDV
- the RFX1 gene encoding Rfx1p (similar to Saccharomyces cerevisiae RFX1 (YLR176C); ancestral locus Anc_1.400), translated to MSSNSTQNHQPPTPAAHTQAGPFGHSRPPLLQQLPPPSTTHHLQQSQQPLMGYLPSPYLYHRTYDDLQNRRLTTNYDSVTPVFMQKAPSVGISIPPPPQQQLQQHQHQQHQQQHQHQQQQQQQQQQQQLQQQLPPVSGAVRKNTQEVMAKSIAERHRTRPIAEYATVVRQAEIAVLNMDPQNNSKTAIQLAEQNRERERQVYALLWLMKNCVSEPDSYVPRGRIFAQYAASCAQNSLKPLSQASLGKLIRSVFPHLTTRRLGMRGQSRYHYCGLRLVVDEPRAASLQIQSPPNSAEQPVVGRLEPAKASQSRSPSPEILKLEPSPITVGQYSDDYDMVFVEDLFKKVFSNDIPIPSEYSLKFPSIPRDRLPAGTDEDIVSSLESLYHVHCNTIFEHIRFMKFDQLENVLMVFGSGSISPQMYNLFISEPLHDWIRECDHITHVSLIKCLSRMIVDYQNVPVEVLTKLETFFKTYAALTAKATIDLPVPMVQKKNELIETFSRLVRKLVKYLRFSVQITKLLPNHRDMRQDWEVYMNLDDVLDIVKRDGYDEVIKIIKTFMTTTITELLDDLAAGEVRLDKFVKNYCELLSSIRDVPACKLMDGVTSFSRAFMADISLTLQQRGLPWYYLDMLSSLLVGYCFEINRFIS